A stretch of the Thermofilum adornatum genome encodes the following:
- a CDS encoding ABC transporter substrate-binding protein has protein sequence MNEIMKNNSAIMVVAILLVAVIIGALAYYLLRPPASQPVPEKRPFTKIIFASTQLSQPQEQSFTIGLLSALLNEKNIQAVFVPLGYSDMVSKLKAEVSSGSVSVSLIGGLSTEIDYFASQGWLEDLSRYGTLPGRTFTSSVMNVVEQQKKQYGIQTFVPWMTATFVIVVNNKTFDYLPAGLTKEDVIKGTDKWTWDALVAWAKNIYEKTGEKRVGLPAGSGGLLHRLIHGYLYVSYTGYQARKFNSPEAVAMWNKLKELWNYCHPESTTWSAMADPLLKGDVWIAWDHTARIISAIKTKPDDFTVVPVPRGPAGRGYILVLAGLAIPKGAPNPEAAWEVIEFLTRPENQARIAENVGFFPVVKEATPTIVDPGVKKVAEGVSTQMSVADGIPVAIPSLGAKAGDFVAMYRTAFERIVLKGEDASTVLSQLDPQLQAIFRDLNIQAP, from the coding sequence ATGAACGAAATTATGAAAAACAATTCGGCGATAATGGTTGTAGCGATACTTCTCGTTGCTGTCATTATTGGAGCACTCGCATACTATCTTCTTAGACCTCCAGCTTCTCAGCCGGTTCCGGAAAAACGTCCATTTACAAAAATTATCTTCGCATCAACACAGCTTTCACAACCACAAGAACAGTCCTTTACAATAGGTCTTCTCTCAGCACTACTTAACGAGAAAAACATACAGGCTGTATTTGTACCCCTTGGTTATTCAGACATGGTTTCCAAATTAAAGGCAGAAGTCTCATCAGGCTCTGTTTCAGTAAGCCTTATAGGAGGATTGTCAACAGAAATAGATTATTTTGCAAGCCAAGGCTGGCTGGAAGATCTTTCTAGATATGGAACCTTGCCTGGAAGAACCTTTACCAGTTCTGTCATGAACGTTGTAGAGCAACAGAAGAAACAGTATGGCATACAAACATTTGTACCATGGATGACAGCAACCTTTGTTATTGTAGTCAACAACAAGACCTTTGACTACTTGCCTGCAGGGCTTACTAAGGAAGACGTAATTAAGGGAACCGATAAATGGACGTGGGACGCGTTAGTAGCTTGGGCAAAAAACATATACGAGAAAACAGGTGAAAAAAGGGTAGGATTACCCGCTGGTTCTGGCGGCTTGTTACACAGGCTTATCCATGGATATCTTTACGTATCATACACAGGTTATCAAGCCAGAAAATTTAACTCACCTGAAGCTGTAGCTATGTGGAACAAGTTAAAGGAACTTTGGAACTACTGTCACCCAGAAAGCACAACATGGTCTGCCATGGCAGACCCACTTTTAAAGGGCGACGTGTGGATTGCATGGGATCATACAGCAAGAATAATCTCTGCCATTAAAACAAAGCCAGATGATTTTACTGTTGTCCCCGTTCCAAGGGGACCCGCTGGTAGAGGCTATATCCTTGTGTTGGCTGGACTAGCTATACCAAAAGGTGCACCAAATCCAGAAGCGGCATGGGAGGTTATAGAATTCTTGACTAGACCAGAGAATCAAGCAAGGATAGCCGAAAATGTTGGCTTCTTCCCAGTAGTTAAAGAAGCTACTCCCACAATAGTGGATCCCGGAGTGAAAAAAGTAGCAGAAGGTGTCAGTACTCAGATGTCTGTAGCCGACGGCATACCCGTAGCCATACCTAGTCTTGGAGCTAAAGCAGGTGATTTTGTGGCAATGTACCGCACAGCATTTGAAAGAATAGTGCTGAAAGGGGAGGATGCGTCGACTGTACTTTCACAACTTGATCCTCAACTTCAGGCAATCTTCCGCGATCTAAACATTCAAGCTCCCTAG
- a CDS encoding carbohydrate ABC transporter permease, with protein MEQKIRIFFPYFLILPTLIYEVFISAYPIAYAIGMAFSGNPPALVQLFQDFERFKEVIFYTILIIVTVIPLQLIIAIFASIFFLNRFRGRELVLYFFILPVAISEVAGALFWYTMFSSSGLLNKLLIWLGVMHNPVYFFGYEFRDRTLLVIVLEEVWRATAIVFTIIYAGIQMINREYFEAADVFGFNFWQKLRYITVPLLKPSIQTALIIRTLFAFQIVGPILILGGEYIRVMATEVVYWYSQRMDPYIASAWAVLVGVVTFVLSILYIRMFRAGEGA; from the coding sequence ATGGAACAAAAAATACGTATTTTTTTTCCTTATTTCCTAATTTTACCAACACTTATCTATGAAGTCTTCATTAGCGCATATCCCATAGCTTATGCTATTGGAATGGCATTTTCAGGCAATCCTCCCGCTTTAGTCCAATTATTCCAAGACTTTGAGAGATTCAAGGAAGTAATTTTTTACACTATTCTGATTATAGTTACTGTTATTCCCTTACAACTCATAATCGCAATATTTGCATCGATATTTTTCTTGAACCGTTTTAGGGGCAGGGAACTCGTGCTTTACTTTTTTATTCTTCCTGTGGCTATCAGCGAAGTAGCTGGGGCGCTTTTCTGGTATACAATGTTTTCCTCTAGCGGTTTACTAAACAAACTCTTAATATGGCTAGGTGTGATGCATAATCCAGTATACTTCTTTGGATACGAATTTAGGGACAGGACACTCTTAGTTATAGTTTTAGAAGAGGTGTGGAGGGCAACAGCAATTGTCTTTACTATTATATATGCTGGCATACAAATGATTAATAGGGAATACTTTGAGGCAGCAGATGTATTCGGCTTTAACTTTTGGCAGAAACTTAGATACATAACGGTGCCTTTGCTCAAACCATCAATTCAAACAGCACTTATCATCAGGACGCTCTTTGCATTTCAAATTGTGGGGCCTATTCTCATCCTTGGAGGAGAGTATATAAGAGTGATGGCTACAGAGGTCGTGTACTGGTATTCTCAAAGAATGGATCCATACATCGCTAGTGCATGGGCTGTTCTCGTTGGCGTTGTAACTTTTGTACTTAGCATTCTCTATATAAGGATGTTTAGGGCAGGTGAGGGGGCATAA
- a CDS encoding carbohydrate ABC transporter permease, with product MRKVLVYLIAFLISLWILTPIIYTVLASFADILDYYQHLIPQKYTLKYYEEYWRLGVGDALVRSIEIGVLTVLLSFLIGIPAGYAIGRLKFRGRNSIQLTILFFRVLPIVVMAVPLAVVFLKIGLYDTIFGVTLAHTAIALPFVVLITSSIFAGVPRDLEEAGTVFGLSSLQIFTKITLPLVAPGLAAAGMFAFLISWNEVVASTILTYLNRTLPAAVLAPYVMGMGAAGQLPDPYRFAAATIMIIPAFLFMAYIRKYLTAMWGSAGVR from the coding sequence ATGAGGAAAGTTTTGGTATATCTTATCGCGTTTCTCATTTCTCTCTGGATTTTAACCCCAATAATCTACACAGTCTTGGCATCATTCGCTGATATATTAGACTATTACCAGCATTTGATTCCCCAGAAATACACGCTAAAGTATTATGAAGAGTACTGGAGACTTGGCGTTGGCGACGCGCTTGTCAGAAGCATAGAGATAGGTGTCTTAACGGTTCTGTTAAGCTTCCTCATAGGAATACCAGCTGGCTACGCTATAGGAAGACTAAAATTTAGAGGAAGGAACTCTATTCAGCTAACTATCCTCTTCTTTAGAGTTTTACCAATTGTTGTAATGGCAGTCCCCCTGGCAGTGGTTTTCTTGAAAATCGGGTTGTATGATACAATATTTGGGGTAACGCTCGCACATACAGCAATTGCACTTCCATTTGTCGTTCTCATAACCTCAAGCATCTTTGCAGGTGTTCCCAGGGATCTAGAAGAAGCAGGCACAGTGTTTGGTCTTAGTTCTTTACAAATATTCACAAAGATAACTCTTCCATTAGTTGCTCCCGGACTAGCAGCTGCCGGAATGTTTGCGTTCCTCATTTCCTGGAACGAGGTTGTAGCTTCAACGATCCTTACATATCTAAACAGAACTCTTCCAGCAGCTGTTTTAGCTCCCTACGTTATGGGTATGGGTGCTGCAGGTCAGTTGCCAGACCCCTACAGGTTTGCTGCGGCAACCATTATGATAATCCCTGCATTTTTATTCATGGCATATATTAGGAAATATTTGACAGCTATGTGGGGTTCTGCAGGGGTGAGATAG
- a CDS encoding ABC transporter ATP-binding protein, with the protein MVSVELQNIVKKYRNVTAVDNVSFKVDHGEFFVLLGPSGCGKTTTLRIIAGLETPDSGRVLFDGRDVTNVPAKNRNIGMVFQSYAVWPHMKVYDNIALPLQIKKLSREEIEKRVKAAAQMVNIAHLLDRYPFQLSGGEKQRVAVARALAFEPNILLMDEPLSNLDALLRVQARAELVKLQKELKITTIYVTHDQTEAMVLADRVAVMNKGRIMQIGTPDEIYNRPVNRFVAHFIGTPPINFFAGTVEEGYINAGFLVIPFKNIPPGLVGKKVTIGIRPNDISISPIEQSIPVKGKLVVAENLGSEFILHVAIGDVVLRVLSKNKPAKEEVTLYVDKTKLHIFSEEETRINILPA; encoded by the coding sequence ATGGTAAGTGTCGAACTACAGAATATTGTCAAAAAGTATAGAAATGTTACAGCTGTAGACAATGTATCCTTTAAAGTAGATCACGGTGAATTTTTTGTCCTGTTAGGTCCATCTGGATGCGGCAAGACAACTACGCTGAGAATAATAGCTGGTCTCGAAACTCCTGATAGCGGCAGAGTCTTATTTGACGGGAGAGACGTCACCAATGTGCCAGCTAAAAACAGGAACATTGGAATGGTCTTTCAAAGCTATGCAGTTTGGCCTCATATGAAGGTCTACGATAATATTGCTCTCCCGCTTCAGATAAAGAAACTGTCAAGAGAAGAAATAGAAAAAAGAGTAAAGGCTGCCGCACAAATGGTTAATATTGCGCATTTACTTGATAGGTATCCCTTCCAGCTCTCTGGAGGTGAGAAGCAGAGAGTCGCTGTAGCTAGAGCTTTGGCCTTCGAGCCAAATATTTTGTTAATGGATGAGCCTTTAAGCAACCTCGATGCATTATTGAGAGTCCAGGCTAGGGCTGAACTAGTTAAACTACAGAAAGAGCTCAAGATAACAACTATCTATGTTACCCACGACCAAACTGAAGCCATGGTATTAGCAGACCGTGTTGCAGTAATGAATAAAGGCAGAATAATGCAGATAGGAACGCCTGACGAAATCTACAATAGACCAGTGAATAGATTTGTGGCACACTTTATAGGCACGCCTCCTATAAACTTCTTTGCTGGAACAGTAGAGGAAGGCTATATCAATGCGGGTTTCCTAGTTATACCATTCAAAAATATACCCCCAGGGCTTGTTGGAAAAAAGGTAACAATAGGTATAAGACCCAATGATATCTCGATCTCTCCCATTGAACAAAGCATACCTGTGAAGGGAAAACTAGTTGTTGCAGAAAATCTAGGTAGCGAATTTATTCTACACGTTGCTATCGGAGATGTTGTCCTAAGAGTTTTGTCAAAGAATAAACCAGCAAAGGAGGAGGTAACTCTATATGTAGATAAAACAAAGCTACATATATTTAGTGAAGAAGAAACCAGAATAAACATTCTCCCAGCATAA
- a CDS encoding AAA family ATPase, whose translation MLFDERPKERREDLYDREKEIEELKRSIGRPLILLTGIRRIGKTSVLRVALSELDIPYVLIDARSLRRNYSRSDLFRLIAQGLSGSLDKIKDLLMGIRGLRVMGVEVEVSWRGSDSLSLVELFDRLNKKKIVIAIDEAQRLRGPRSSELKDAIAHAYDYDKNISFILTGSEVGLLYDFIGIEDSRSPLYGRYYVEVKLERLSREQSIDFLRKGFAQLNLRVSEEVLEVAYEHFDGIPGWLTFFGNAYARGEADIEKIKSIAVRTALEELRNMTRDNPRRYGLVLRAIAEGRKTWSQVKEYLEEKEGTTISSSVLSNILRSLEDMSIIKNYEFLDPIYREACKLLQ comes from the coding sequence TTGCTGTTTGATGAGAGGCCGAAGGAGAGAAGAGAAGACCTATACGATAGGGAAAAAGAGATAGAAGAATTAAAGAGAAGTATAGGGAGACCCTTAATCTTGCTTACAGGTATAAGGCGTATAGGAAAGACTTCTGTGCTCAGAGTTGCACTCAGCGAGCTGGATATTCCCTATGTACTCATAGATGCGAGGTCGCTGAGGAGGAACTACAGCAGGAGCGATTTGTTTCGGCTTATAGCTCAAGGGCTCAGCGGCTCCCTTGACAAAATCAAAGACTTGCTCATGGGTATCCGTGGGTTAAGAGTTATGGGGGTCGAGGTCGAGGTTTCTTGGAGGGGGAGCGACTCTCTGAGCCTAGTAGAGCTGTTTGACCGGCTAAACAAGAAAAAGATTGTCATTGCTATTGATGAGGCACAGAGGCTGAGGGGACCGAGGTCATCAGAGCTTAAGGATGCTATTGCACACGCCTATGACTATGACAAGAATATTTCCTTTATTCTTACTGGCTCAGAAGTGGGGTTGCTATACGATTTTATTGGTATAGAGGACTCAAGGTCTCCGCTTTATGGAAGATACTATGTCGAGGTAAAGCTTGAGAGGCTCAGCAGGGAGCAGTCTATAGACTTTCTGAGAAAAGGTTTTGCCCAGCTAAACCTAAGGGTAAGTGAGGAAGTCCTCGAAGTGGCCTATGAACACTTCGACGGGATACCAGGCTGGCTAACATTCTTCGGCAACGCCTACGCGAGGGGCGAAGCAGACATCGAAAAGATAAAGTCCATTGCCGTAAGAACTGCGCTAGAAGAGCTGAGAAACATGACCCGGGACAACCCCAGAAGATATGGGCTAGTCCTCAGGGCAATAGCAGAGGGCAGAAAGACATGGAGCCAGGTTAAAGAATACCTAGAAGAAAAAGAGGGCACAACGATTTCAAGCAGCGTTTTAAGCAACATATTGAGAAGCCTCGAAGACATGAGCATAATAAAGAACTATGAATTCCTAGACCCAATCTACCGTGAAGCATGCAAGCTCCTACAATGA
- a CDS encoding amidohydrolase family protein yields the protein MEPRRLVGFASVVPNPADKAVKELERAVSDLGLRGLKLHPGMQGFCLRSTHVWKVLRRAGELGIPVILHALWMDESSLYFKSPYKPWENPLEDYALLPYIAPETRLIYAHMGGLLHFKEVFNIATHRNVYLDTSYSIITIAREVGLERLAHYIKLLGAEKILFGSDLVPGLTPEDLGPKKQIELINRLPLSQEEKEKILFKNALQLMGTS from the coding sequence GTGGAGCCGAGAAGGCTAGTAGGCTTTGCATCGGTTGTTCCCAACCCCGCGGATAAGGCGGTGAAGGAGCTAGAGAGGGCTGTCTCGGACTTGGGCTTGAGGGGGCTTAAGCTTCATCCAGGCATGCAGGGCTTCTGCCTAAGGAGCACGCACGTCTGGAAGGTTCTGAGGAGAGCGGGCGAGCTAGGAATACCGGTAATCTTGCACGCCCTATGGATGGATGAATCAAGCCTTTACTTCAAGAGTCCATACAAGCCTTGGGAAAACCCCCTAGAAGACTACGCCCTCCTACCTTACATTGCACCTGAGACAAGATTGATCTACGCACACATGGGAGGCCTCCTCCACTTTAAAGAAGTCTTCAACATTGCTACGCACAGGAACGTATACCTAGATACGTCGTACAGCATTATCACTATTGCTCGTGAGGTGGGTCTCGAAAGGCTAGCTCATTACATCAAGTTGCTTGGAGCAGAGAAGATCCTGTTTGGAAGCGACTTGGTTCCAGGCCTAACCCCCGAAGATTTAGGGCCTAAAAAGCAGATCGAGCTTATCAATAGACTCCCCCTAAGCCAAGAGGAAAAAGAAAAAATACTATTTAAAAATGCCCTACAGCTAATGGGAACTTCCTGA
- a CDS encoding ATP-binding protein: MESLNPWWKGKEAFEEDEDYKKWRQSSVRWVPQLLEEIELEAPALHFLFGPRQVGKTTLLKLLIGKLLQVVDNPRAIFYYRCDLLADYKELNSVLMEYLKIKRNEVLRVSFIFLDEVTFPREWYRAIKYMVDRGYLQNDIVVLTGSLSMYAKREVETFPGRRGRGRDYVLYPLSFREYIKVSRPDLYGKLEEIRDFSPKEIREKCLKLIPWREELNKLFETYLVTGGFPLAVKTYLENRSISREVKETYLSAFLYDLAKLRRNEAIAKRVIKAIIEKLPSPVSLNSIAKEFEIRSHKTVFQYLDLFEKLFIAKNLYFVDPDKAVEVFYKERKVHLTDPFLYEVFSEWCHVQKPDESKIVESVVATHLARRFRVGYWRNRTEIDVILPDLSLGFEIKWAEKTKLYPKSIGKIKNIVYLTKEEFSDEPLAVPTSVFLSCLKL; encoded by the coding sequence ATGGAATCACTGAATCCATGGTGGAAGGGCAAAGAGGCTTTCGAAGAAGACGAGGACTACAAAAAGTGGAGGCAAAGCAGTGTAAGATGGGTGCCCCAGCTATTAGAAGAAATTGAGCTAGAGGCTCCTGCTCTTCATTTCCTTTTTGGTCCACGACAAGTCGGCAAGACGACACTTTTGAAGCTTCTTATTGGAAAACTTCTTCAAGTAGTTGATAATCCCAGGGCAATTTTCTACTACAGATGTGACTTGCTCGCCGACTACAAGGAACTCAATAGTGTGCTCATGGAATACTTGAAAATAAAAAGGAACGAGGTTCTCCGGGTCTCGTTTATTTTTCTAGACGAGGTTACCTTCCCGAGGGAGTGGTATAGAGCAATCAAATACATGGTTGACAGGGGCTATCTTCAAAACGATATAGTGGTTCTCACGGGCTCTCTAAGCATGTATGCGAAAAGAGAAGTAGAAACATTCCCAGGTAGGAGGGGTCGAGGCAGGGACTACGTTTTATACCCGTTAAGCTTCAGGGAATACATAAAGGTTTCAAGGCCAGACCTATACGGAAAACTCGAGGAAATCAGAGACTTTAGCCCGAAAGAAATACGCGAGAAGTGCTTGAAGCTCATCCCTTGGAGGGAAGAACTAAACAAACTGTTTGAAACATACCTAGTAACTGGAGGCTTCCCACTGGCAGTGAAGACCTACCTAGAGAATAGAAGCATAAGCAGAGAGGTGAAGGAGACTTATCTTTCAGCATTTCTCTACGACCTGGCAAAACTAAGGAGAAACGAGGCAATAGCCAAAAGAGTCATAAAAGCCATAATCGAGAAGCTACCCTCTCCGGTGAGTCTCAACAGCATAGCAAAAGAGTTCGAAATAAGGTCACACAAAACAGTTTTCCAATACTTAGACCTCTTCGAGAAACTATTCATCGCCAAGAACCTCTACTTCGTGGACCCCGACAAGGCTGTTGAGGTATTCTACAAGGAGAGAAAAGTACATCTCACGGACCCATTCCTCTACGAGGTCTTCTCGGAGTGGTGCCACGTCCAAAAGCCCGACGAGTCAAAAATAGTGGAAAGCGTGGTAGCAACACATCTAGCCAGAAGGTTCAGGGTAGGCTACTGGAGAAACAGAACAGAGATTGATGTGATCCTCCCCGACCTTTCACTGGGATTCGAGATTAAATGGGCCGAAAAAACAAAATTATACCCCAAGAGCATAGGAAAAATCAAAAACATAGTCTACCTCACAAAAGAAGAATTCTCAGACGAGCCACTTGCAGTCCCCACAAGCGTGTTCCTGAGCTGTCTAAAATTATAG